Proteins from one Staphylococcus saprophyticus subsp. saprophyticus ATCC 15305 = NCTC 7292 genomic window:
- the gcvPA gene encoding aminomethyl-transferring glycine dehydrogenase subunit GcvPA: MSHRYIPLTEQDKKEMLDTIGASSISELFGDVPKDILLNRELAIPDGEAETTLTKRLSRIASKNVTKETHSSFLGAGVYDHYAPAVVDAMISRSEFYTAYTPYQPEISQGELQAIFEFQTLICELTDMDIANSSMYDGITSFAEACILAFNQTRKNKIVVSKGLHYQALQVLKTYVKTREEFEVVEVDLDGTITDLEKLENAIDDDTAAVAVQYPNFYGSIEDLEKIHSFIEDKKALFIVYANPLALGLLTPPGSFGADIVVGDTQPFGIPAQFGGPHCGFFATTKKLMRKIPGRLVGQTEDGDGNRGFVLTLQAREQHIRRDKATSNICSNQALNALASSICMSALGKQGIYDISVQNFENANYAKAQFKEAGLEVSNGTSFNEFVVKFNKPVKDINDALLQQDIIGGFDLSEVSKDYENQMLVAVTELRTKDEIDTFVKKAGELNGSK, encoded by the coding sequence GTGAGTCATCGTTATATTCCATTAACTGAACAAGATAAAAAAGAAATGTTGGATACAATCGGAGCAAGCTCTATAAGTGAATTATTTGGAGATGTTCCAAAAGATATTTTATTAAATAGAGAGTTGGCCATACCAGATGGTGAAGCTGAAACGACATTGACAAAACGCTTAAGCAGAATTGCAAGCAAAAATGTAACTAAAGAAACGCATAGTTCATTTTTAGGCGCAGGTGTTTATGATCATTACGCACCAGCAGTTGTAGATGCAATGATTTCTCGTTCTGAATTTTATACTGCTTATACTCCATACCAACCAGAAATTTCGCAAGGTGAATTACAAGCTATCTTTGAATTCCAAACATTAATTTGCGAATTAACAGATATGGATATTGCAAACTCATCTATGTATGATGGTATTACAAGTTTCGCAGAAGCATGTATTTTAGCATTTAATCAAACGCGTAAAAATAAAATAGTTGTTTCAAAAGGACTACATTATCAAGCTTTGCAAGTATTAAAAACTTACGTTAAAACTCGAGAAGAATTTGAAGTTGTAGAAGTAGACCTTGATGGTACAATTACAGATTTAGAAAAATTAGAAAATGCAATTGACGATGATACAGCGGCAGTTGCTGTGCAGTATCCAAACTTTTATGGATCTATTGAGGATTTAGAAAAAATACATTCATTTATTGAAGACAAAAAGGCACTGTTTATTGTTTATGCCAATCCACTTGCTTTAGGTTTATTGACACCGCCAGGTAGTTTTGGAGCGGATATTGTTGTAGGAGACACACAACCATTTGGTATACCAGCGCAATTTGGTGGTCCGCATTGTGGTTTCTTTGCAACAACGAAAAAATTAATGAGAAAAATACCGGGACGTTTGGTTGGACAGACTGAAGATGGAGATGGAAATCGTGGTTTCGTTTTAACGCTACAGGCACGTGAACAACATATTCGTCGAGATAAAGCCACTTCAAACATTTGTTCAAACCAAGCATTAAATGCATTAGCTTCTTCAATTTGCATGTCCGCATTAGGTAAACAAGGTATTTATGACATTTCAGTACAAAACTTTGAAAATGCTAATTATGCAAAAGCACAATTTAAAGAAGCTGGTTTAGAAGTTTCAAATGGCACATCATTTAATGAATTTGTCGTGAAGTTTAATAAACCTGTAAAAGATATTAATGATGCATTACTACAACAAGATATTATTGGCGGTTTTGATTTAAGTGAAGTCTCAAAGGATTATGAAAATCAAATGTTAGTAGCAGTGACAGAATTAAGAACTAAAGATGAGATAGATACATTTGTTAAGAAAGCAGGTGAATTAAATGGTAGTAAGTAA
- the gcvPB gene encoding aminomethyl-transferring glycine dehydrogenase subunit GcvPB — MVVSKSSPLIFERSKKGRYAYSLPKKEIDNGAVEKLLDDKFIRKNKAELPEVAELDLVRHYTELSNKNFGVDSGFYPLGSCTMKYNPKINEKIARIPGFAESHPLQDESQVQGSLEIIHSLQEELKEITGMDEVTLQPAAGAHGEWTALMIFKAFHQKNGEGHRDEVIVPDSAHGTNPASAAFAGFKAVTVKSNERGEVDIDDLKRVVNENTAAIMLTNPNTLGIFEKNIMDIRNIVHEAGGLLYYDGANLNAIMDKVRPGDMGFDAVHLNLHKTFTGPHGGGGPGSGPVGVKKELASFLPKPMVVKEDDVYKYDNDIENSIGRVKPFYGNFGIYLRAYTYIRTMGNKGLEEVSEAAVLNANYIKARLKDHFEIPYPQYCKHEFVLSGSKQKEHGVRTLDMAKRLLDFGVHPPTIYFPLNVEEGMMIEPTETESKETLDYFCDKMIEIANEAKEDPDKVLEAPHTTIIDRLDETKAARQPVLKFENLRSEKE, encoded by the coding sequence ATGGTAGTAAGTAAATCTAGTCCATTAATATTTGAACGTTCTAAAAAAGGTCGTTATGCATATTCGTTACCCAAAAAAGAAATAGATAACGGTGCAGTAGAAAAATTATTAGACGACAAATTTATAAGAAAAAATAAAGCAGAACTACCTGAAGTCGCTGAATTAGATTTAGTACGTCATTATACTGAGCTTTCTAATAAAAACTTTGGTGTTGATTCAGGATTTTATCCTTTAGGTTCATGTACAATGAAATACAATCCAAAAATCAATGAAAAAATAGCAAGAATACCAGGATTCGCCGAGTCACATCCACTGCAAGATGAATCACAAGTTCAAGGTTCTTTAGAAATAATTCATAGTTTACAGGAAGAACTTAAAGAAATAACCGGTATGGATGAAGTAACGTTGCAACCAGCTGCCGGTGCACATGGTGAATGGACTGCATTGATGATATTCAAGGCATTCCATCAAAAAAATGGTGAAGGACATCGTGATGAAGTTATTGTACCTGACTCCGCACATGGTACTAACCCAGCTTCTGCAGCATTTGCTGGTTTCAAAGCGGTTACAGTTAAATCGAACGAACGCGGTGAAGTTGATATTGACGACTTAAAAAGAGTTGTAAATGAAAACACTGCAGCAATTATGCTTACAAATCCTAATACATTAGGTATATTTGAAAAAAATATTATGGATATAAGAAATATTGTTCATGAAGCTGGCGGATTATTATATTATGATGGTGCGAATTTAAATGCCATTATGGACAAAGTAAGGCCAGGAGACATGGGGTTTGATGCGGTACATCTTAACTTGCACAAAACATTTACTGGACCTCATGGTGGCGGTGGACCAGGTTCTGGACCAGTCGGTGTGAAAAAAGAATTAGCTAGTTTCTTACCAAAACCAATGGTAGTCAAAGAAGACGATGTATATAAATATGATAATGATATCGAAAATTCTATAGGACGTGTAAAACCTTTTTACGGTAATTTTGGTATCTATCTAAGAGCTTATACTTATATTCGTACGATGGGGAATAAAGGACTTGAAGAAGTTTCTGAGGCAGCTGTATTAAATGCAAATTATATTAAAGCTCGATTGAAGGATCATTTCGAAATCCCTTATCCACAATATTGTAAACATGAATTTGTATTAAGTGGTTCAAAACAAAAAGAACACGGTGTCAGAACGTTAGATATGGCTAAACGATTACTTGATTTCGGTGTTCATCCACCAACAATTTACTTCCCACTTAATGTTGAGGAAGGTATGATGATTGAACCAACTGAAACAGAATCTAAAGAAACCCTTGACTATTTCTGTGATAAAATGATTGAAATTGCAAATGAAGCAAAAGAAGATCCAGATAAAGTCTTAGAAGCACCACATACAACAATCATAGATAGATTAGATGAAACTAAAGCAGCTAGACAACCTGTTTTAAAATTTGAAAATCTTCGTTCTGAAAAAGAATAA
- a CDS encoding rhodanese-like domain-containing protein, producing the protein MSNFWFIALAVLIIIIAYMLINYLLNKRAVTELNQNEFHNGLRKAQVIDVREKVDYDYGHINGARNIPITMFKQRYQGLRTDQPIYLCDANGIASYRAARTLKKNGYKDVYMLKGGYKKWTGKIKSKK; encoded by the coding sequence ATGAGTAATTTTTGGTTTATAGCGTTAGCAGTTTTAATAATTATTATCGCTTACATGCTAATCAATTATCTTCTTAATAAAAGAGCAGTCACAGAATTAAACCAAAATGAATTCCATAATGGTTTGCGTAAAGCTCAAGTTATTGATGTAAGAGAAAAAGTAGATTATGATTACGGCCACATCAATGGTGCGCGTAACATACCAATTACTATGTTTAAACAAAGATATCAAGGTTTGAGAACAGATCAACCTATTTATCTGTGCGATGCTAATGGCATTGCCAGTTATCGTGCCGCTAGAACTTTAAAGAAAAATGGGTATAAAGATGTTTATATGCTTAAAGGCGGATACAAAAAATGGACTGGTAAAATCAAATCTAAAAAGTAG
- a CDS encoding lipoate--protein ligase family protein, translating to MTETWNFINTGSKDPYFNMAMDEALLNFVSRGEIDPVIRFYTWDPATLSIGYFQRLTKEIDIDKVEEKGYGLVRRQTGGRGVLHDKELTYSVIVPESHPDMPSTVTEAYRVISEGLLEGFKHLGFDASFAIPRSKEERAKLKQPRSAVCFDAPSWYELVVEGRKIAGSAQVRQKGVILQHGSLLQDVDIDDLFDMFIFKNERLKDKMKQAFVDKAVAINDISDRYITLEEMEEAFEIGFKKGLDINFKPLELNQNQKEEINTLIEKYKSDEWNYRK from the coding sequence GTGACAGAAACATGGAATTTTATCAATACTGGGAGTAAAGATCCTTATTTTAATATGGCGATGGATGAAGCCTTACTGAATTTTGTTTCCAGAGGGGAAATAGATCCTGTCATTAGATTTTATACTTGGGATCCTGCAACATTATCTATTGGTTACTTTCAAAGGCTTACAAAAGAAATTGATATCGATAAAGTTGAAGAAAAAGGATATGGACTTGTCAGACGTCAAACAGGCGGTAGAGGTGTGCTACATGACAAAGAATTAACTTATAGTGTCATTGTTCCAGAATCACATCCAGACATGCCCTCGACGGTTACAGAGGCTTATAGAGTAATTTCTGAGGGATTGTTAGAAGGGTTTAAGCATTTAGGTTTTGATGCTTCATTTGCCATTCCTCGCTCGAAAGAAGAAAGAGCTAAACTCAAACAACCAAGAAGTGCTGTATGTTTCGATGCTCCGAGCTGGTATGAATTAGTAGTAGAAGGTAGAAAAATAGCAGGTAGCGCCCAAGTTAGACAAAAAGGCGTTATTTTACAACACGGTTCGTTATTGCAAGATGTGGACATTGACGATCTATTTGACATGTTTATATTCAAAAATGAGCGTTTAAAAGATAAAATGAAACAAGCCTTTGTAGACAAAGCAGTCGCCATTAATGATATTTCAGATCGATATATTACACTAGAAGAAATGGAAGAAGCTTTTGAAATTGGATTTAAAAAAGGCTTAGACATCAATTTCAAACCACTAGAGCTTAATCAAAACCAAAAAGAAGAAATAAATACCTTAATTGAAAAGTATAAATCGGATGAATGGAATTATAGAAAATAA
- a CDS encoding SA1362 family protein, producing MKQAIFYIVIAVAVVGLILNLDAFIFSFVRMAISLAVFAGIIYAIYYFFFLTEDQRKYKRAQRKYKRQNRKKK from the coding sequence GTGAAACAAGCGATATTTTATATTGTCATCGCTGTGGCAGTAGTTGGATTAATTCTTAATTTAGATGCATTTATTTTTAGTTTTGTAAGAATGGCAATTAGCTTAGCGGTATTTGCTGGAATTATTTACGCAATTTATTATTTCTTCTTTTTGACAGAAGATCAACGTAAATATAAGCGTGCGCAACGTAAATATAAAAGACAAAATAGAAAGAAAAAATAA
- a CDS encoding M24 family metallopeptidase, whose amino-acid sequence MTRIEKLNSALETKHLEAAVILSDFNRRYLSGFTGTSGALIITKEQNLLITDFRYIEQATAQAPDFKIIKQQGSLIDEIKQQLENLSVQNVGFEGNLVSYDTYLQLSKAYISLISISGVIEKIREVKNEAEIQLIQKASDIVDETFEYILTVAKAGMTEQQLKAKLESKMLELGAEGTSFDTIVASGVRGALPHGVASDKVINHGEMITLDFGAYYKGYSSDITRTFAIGEPDPQLKEIYNIVLEANLKGIEAAKKGITGKALDAVARDYITEKGYGDAFGHSLGHGIGLDVHEGPNLSRKSETELDVNNCVTIEPGIYIDGLGGVRIEDDILIKENGCERFTKCSKNLIIL is encoded by the coding sequence ATGACTAGAATTGAAAAATTAAATTCTGCCTTAGAAACAAAACATTTAGAAGCAGCAGTCATATTATCAGATTTTAACAGAAGATATTTATCCGGTTTCACAGGTACAAGTGGTGCATTAATAATAACGAAAGAACAAAATTTATTAATTACTGACTTTAGATACATAGAGCAAGCCACTGCGCAAGCACCAGATTTTAAAATCATCAAACAACAAGGTTCCTTAATTGATGAAATAAAGCAACAACTTGAAAACTTAAGTGTGCAAAATGTCGGATTTGAAGGTAATCTAGTTAGTTATGATACTTACTTACAATTGAGTAAAGCCTACATTAGTTTAATTAGTATTAGTGGTGTAATTGAAAAAATTCGTGAAGTAAAAAATGAAGCAGAAATTCAGCTAATACAAAAAGCTTCAGACATTGTTGATGAAACATTTGAGTATATATTAACTGTTGCAAAAGCTGGTATGACGGAACAGCAACTAAAAGCAAAGTTAGAAAGTAAAATGTTAGAATTAGGCGCAGAAGGGACATCGTTTGATACCATAGTCGCTTCAGGCGTAAGAGGAGCTTTACCACATGGTGTAGCTAGCGATAAAGTAATTAATCATGGTGAAATGATCACCTTAGATTTTGGTGCTTATTACAAGGGCTATAGTTCAGACATTACACGAACATTTGCAATCGGTGAGCCAGACCCACAACTTAAAGAAATCTACAATATTGTTTTAGAAGCGAACTTAAAAGGAATAGAAGCAGCTAAAAAAGGCATTACAGGTAAAGCTCTAGATGCAGTAGCAAGAGATTACATTACGGAAAAAGGGTATGGAGATGCCTTTGGACATTCGTTAGGTCACGGTATAGGGTTAGATGTTCACGAAGGTCCCAATCTTTCTAGAAAATCTGAAACTGAATTAGACGTCAATAATTGTGTTACAATTGAACCTGGCATTTATATAGATGGTCTAGGTGGCGTTCGTATAGAAGATGACATTTTAATTAAAGAAAATGGCTGTGAACGCTTTACTAAATGCTCTAAAAACCTTATTATTTTATAG